The following proteins are co-located in the Micromonospora viridifaciens genome:
- a CDS encoding hydroxyacid dehydrogenase → MSVIAVAATPHVRELFLDPDTSAALRHLGEVRLPADGADVGDEAVLAGLLADADVVVTGWGTAPLTAAVLAAAPRLRLLAHTGASVKPFVTPESFARGVRVTQAGDAMAYAVGEQALALTLALLHRLHRFDHALRSGADWAAAKDAPPRRELRGATVGVVGASRTGRAYVGLVRALGARVLVADPYLSDAEAAALGVERVGLDELLARSPVVSLHAPVLPETVGLIGARELALLPDGALLVNTARSALVDETALLAALRTGRIDAALDVFDAEPLPVDHPLRRLPNVLLTPHEAAGTVESRRRAGAIVVAEIDRFLRGRPLAHEVRPEHLDRTG, encoded by the coding sequence ATGAGCGTCATCGCGGTGGCGGCCACGCCGCACGTCCGCGAGCTGTTCCTCGACCCCGACACCTCGGCCGCGCTACGGCACCTCGGCGAGGTGCGCCTGCCCGCCGACGGCGCCGACGTGGGCGACGAGGCCGTGCTCGCGGGACTGCTCGCCGACGCCGACGTCGTCGTCACCGGCTGGGGCACCGCACCGCTGACGGCTGCGGTGCTCGCCGCCGCGCCCCGGCTGCGGCTGCTCGCGCACACCGGGGCCAGCGTGAAACCGTTCGTCACCCCGGAGAGCTTCGCCCGCGGCGTACGCGTCACCCAGGCCGGCGACGCGATGGCGTACGCGGTGGGGGAGCAGGCGCTCGCGCTGACCCTCGCGCTGCTGCACCGGCTGCACCGGTTCGACCACGCGCTGCGCAGCGGGGCCGACTGGGCGGCCGCGAAGGACGCCCCGCCCCGTCGGGAGCTGCGCGGGGCGACGGTCGGGGTGGTCGGCGCGTCGCGGACCGGCCGGGCGTACGTCGGCCTGGTGCGGGCGCTCGGAGCGCGGGTGCTCGTGGCCGACCCGTACCTGTCCGACGCGGAGGCCGCGGCGCTCGGCGTCGAACGCGTCGGCCTCGACGAGCTGCTCGCCCGCAGCCCGGTGGTCTCCCTGCACGCCCCGGTGCTGCCGGAGACCGTCGGGCTGATCGGGGCGCGCGAACTCGCCCTGCTGCCGGACGGCGCGTTGCTGGTCAACACGGCCCGCTCGGCGCTGGTGGACGAGACGGCGCTGCTGGCCGCGCTGCGCACCGGCCGGATCGACGCCGCGCTGGACGTCTTCGACGCCGAGCCGCTGCCGGTCGACCATCCGCTCCGCCGGCTGCCGAACGTGCTGCTGACGCCGCATGAGGCCGCCGGGACGGTGGAGTCGCGGCGGCGGGCCGGCGCGATCGTGGTGGCCGAGATCGACCGGTTCCTGCGCGGGCGACCGCTGGCCCACGAGGTGCGGCCGGAGCACCTCGACCGGACGGGCTGA
- a CDS encoding carbohydrate ABC transporter permease gives MTDTVTPPATAAPATGTPRRDRRPYQAGRASRGWVIGRTALLLAGAVLTLFPFYAMVVLSFKPTGPVTFPDSLLPWPFSTEAYDQVIGAKNVLRWMVNTLVYSVVSVVGVLLFASMAGYAFAKKRFPGKETMFWSFLAMLMVPYHVTMIPTFIIISELNGVDTYWGMIVPTLANAQAVFLMRQFIASLPDSLFEAARLDGCSEWRVYVKIVLPLIKPILATLGVFVFLWHWNDFLWPLIVGQSLDMRTLTTGIASLQQENVPLNMLLAGSVVAFVPIFMAYLVGQRYFQEGVSTTGIKG, from the coding sequence ATGACCGACACCGTCACGCCCCCGGCCACCGCCGCTCCGGCCACCGGAACGCCCCGGCGCGACCGGCGCCCCTACCAGGCCGGCCGGGCCAGCCGGGGCTGGGTGATCGGGCGTACCGCGCTGCTGCTGGCCGGTGCCGTGCTCACCCTCTTCCCCTTCTACGCGATGGTCGTGCTGTCGTTCAAGCCGACCGGCCCGGTCACCTTCCCGGACAGTTTGCTGCCCTGGCCGTTCTCCACCGAGGCGTACGACCAGGTGATCGGCGCCAAGAACGTGCTGCGCTGGATGGTGAACACGCTCGTCTACTCGGTGGTGTCGGTGGTCGGCGTGCTGCTGTTCGCCTCGATGGCCGGCTACGCCTTCGCCAAGAAGCGGTTCCCCGGCAAGGAGACGATGTTCTGGTCGTTCCTCGCGATGCTGATGGTGCCGTACCACGTCACGATGATCCCGACGTTCATCATCATCTCCGAGCTCAACGGCGTGGACACCTACTGGGGCATGATCGTGCCGACGCTGGCCAACGCCCAGGCGGTCTTCCTCATGCGACAGTTCATCGCGTCGCTGCCCGACTCGCTGTTCGAGGCCGCCCGGCTCGACGGCTGCTCCGAGTGGCGGGTGTACGTCAAGATCGTGCTGCCGCTGATCAAACCGATCCTGGCCACCCTGGGCGTCTTCGTCTTCCTCTGGCACTGGAACGACTTCCTGTGGCCGCTCATCGTCGGGCAGAGCCTCGACATGCGGACCCTCACGACCGGCATCGCCTCGCTGCAACAGGAGAACGTGCCGTTGAACATGCTGCTCGCCGGATCGGTGGTGGCGTTCGTGCCGATCTTCATGGCCTACCTCGTCGGCCAGCGCTACTTCCAGGAGGGCGTCTCCACCACGGGCATCAAGGGATGA